In Mercurialis annua linkage group LG5, ddMerAnnu1.2, whole genome shotgun sequence, a single genomic region encodes these proteins:
- the LOC126682266 gene encoding ubiquitin-like protein ATG12 produces MAAESPTAAKKVIVQLKATADAPILKQNKFKILGTDKFAKVIDFLRRQLHRETVFVYLNSSFSPNPDELVIDLLNNFGVDGKLLVNYACSMAWG; encoded by the exons ATGGCGGCAGAGTCGCCGACTGCagctaaaaaag TGATTGTTCAATTGAAAGCAACCGCCGATGCTCCGATACTCAAGCAAAACAAGTTCAAG ATACTTGGGACTGATAAATTTGCTAAGGTGATTGACTTTTTGCGACGACAGCTTCACCGAGAGACAGTG TTTGTATATCTCAACAGTTCGTTCTCACCAAACCCTGATGAATTGGTTATTGATCTTTTGAAT AATTTTGGGGTGGATGGTAAATTGCTGGTCAATTATGCTTGTTCCATGGCCTGGGGCTAA